From a region of the Lactuca sativa cultivar Salinas chromosome 4, Lsat_Salinas_v11, whole genome shotgun sequence genome:
- the LOC128133558 gene encoding uncharacterized protein LOC128133558 — MSKEDEEKTAFYTDHGTFCYTKMPFGLKNAEATYQRLVDSIFAKQIGSNIEVYVDDMVIKSPNEEKMLQDIEETFKTLEVTKMKLNPAKCTFGVEEGQFLGYYVTRQGVQPSPTKVDEFIKTATPNSLRDAQGLNGKLTTLSRFISKSVDKAMPLFHTLKGCIEKNNSQWTNEAEKALQRIKEALHKLPTLATPIPRETLRVYLSTSGEAISSVLAVQREGEQRPIYFILLKPETLGRLAKWAIELGEHDINYRPKTSIKGHELADFLLEIPDGGNPAKEKVWVVEEAPTDDGSWTLYTDGASSREGSGAGLILTSPEGEEVTYALRFDFHTSNNEAEYEALLAGLRLAKQMGAKAVTALTDSRLAANQVNGSFEIPRSENKRADALSKLASTCFDHLSKKVSVEVLRERSIDEQQVNILTPAGPTWMTPFREYLQRGVLPDDHDEARKIRIKAPSYAMVNGELYKKGFTSPWLKCLDQAKGREILQEAHSG; from the exons ATGAGCAAAGAAGACGAAGAGAAAACAGCCTTCTATACAGACCATGGCACGTTCTGCTACACCAAGATGCCTTTCGGGTTAAAGAACGCAGAGGCGACATACCAACGGCTAGTTGACTCGATATTCGCCAAGCAAATTGGAAGTAATATTGAggtatatgtagatgatatggtGATCAAGAGCCCAAATGAAGAAAAGATGCTGCAAGACATCGAAGAGACTTTCAAAACATTAGAGGTAACCAAGATGAAACTAAACCCAGCCAAATGCACGTTTGGAGTGGAAGAGGGGCAATTCTTGGGCTACTATGTTACTAGACAAGGCGTCCAGCCTAGCCCGACCAAGGTCGACGAGTTCATCAAGACGGCAACCCCAAACTCTCTTAGAGATGCACAAGGTCTGAACGGGAAGCTCACAACTCTAAGTAGGTTCATCTCAAAATCTGTCGACAAGGCTATGCCACTGTTCCACACCTTAAAGGGATGCATCGAGAAAAACAATTCCCAATGGACGAATGAAGCTGAGAAGGCACTCCAGAGAATCAAGGAGGCACTGCACAAGCTGCCGACCCTGGCAACCCCCATCCCGAGAGAAACATTACGAGTGTATCTATCGACGTCAGGTGAAGCGATATCATCGGTATTGGCTGTGCAAAGGGAAGGAGAGCAGAGACCGATATACTTT ATCTTGCTTAAGCCAGAGACGTTGGGTCGGCTGGCCAAGTGGGCAATTGAACTGGGAGAGCACGACATAAACTACCGCCCAAAAACAAGTATCAAAGGGCATGAGTTGGCTGATTTCTTACTAGAAATTCCTGACGGAGGGAATCCGGCGAAAGAAAAGGTGTGGGTAGTTGAAGAGGCCCCTACCGACGACGGTTCATGGACCCTGTACACGGACGGAGCGTCCAGCAGGGAAGGCTCAGGGGCGGGGCTGATCCTGACTAGTCCAGAAGGAGAAGAGGTAACCTACGCCCTCCGTTTCGACTTCCATACATCGAACAACGAGGCGGAGTATGAGGCACTGCTCGCAGGATTGCGACTCGCCAAACAGATGGGTGCGAAAGCTGTAACAGCGCTAACCGACTCAAGGTTAGCAGCGAACCAAGTCAATGGGAGTTTTGAG ATACCCAGAAGTGAGAATAAAAGGGCAGACGCTTTGAGCAAGCTAGCGTCCACTTGTTTCGACCACCTGTCAAAGAAAGTTTCAGTGGAGGTGCTCCGGGAGAGAAGCATTGATGAACAGCAGGTGAACATCCTAACCCCCGCTGGACCCACATGGATGACGCCGTTCCGGGAATACCTCCAGAGAGGGGTGTTGCCGGACGACCATGACGAAGCCAGAAAAATACGTATAAAGGCGCCCTCATACGCAATGGTGAACGGGGAGTTGTACAAGAAGGGGTTCACGTCTCCATGGCTAAAATGTTTAGATCAAGCCAAGGGGAGAGAGATATTGCAGGAAGCACACTCAGGGTAG
- the LOC111900826 gene encoding uncharacterized protein LOC111900826 produces MTSLKLNEKFWCTYFPTTLDGNAGTWFKTLQPGSISNFAQLKYLFLTKFMQLRKYKGDSHSIIGCKQREGETVREYFTRFINTTLDVPGHDEGLIAGAFTWGLLPGPLSQKLMGKKPLTRAELKERVEQYLW; encoded by the coding sequence ATGACGTCGTTAAAACTTAACGAGAAGTTTTGGTGCACATACTTCCCGACGACGCTCGATGGCAACGCCGGCACATGGTTCAAAACGCTACAACCGGGCAGCATTTCAAACTTCGCTCAGCTCAAATACCTCTTCCTCACCAAATTCATGCAGCTACGTAAATACAAAGGCGATTCTCATTCAATTATAGGTTGCAAACAAAGGGAGGGGGAGACTGTTCGAGAATACTTTACAAGGTTCATAAACACTACGTTGGATGTACCGGGGCATGACGAAGGGCTCATCGCTGGTGCTTTCACATGGGGACTCTTGCCTGGGCCCCTCTCGCAAAAACTCATGGGAAAAAAGCCTCTAACACGAGCTGAGTTGAAAGAAAGAGTGGAGCAGTACCTATGGTAG